The window taggacacataatgcgccatagagAATTTGAGGAGCTTCAGGTaatagaaggcaagattgaaggtaaaagaggCATAGGACGAAacaaaaaatcttggctacgaaacatcagagattctACCCACACAAGAGGATTATAGGagaatatatttatgttttttcgTGTAATAACTCTTCATTCGTCTATTTGTATTGGTTCTATCTTTACTCTTTAATGGGTATTCTGTCTGAAGTTCCTTAACGTTTTCCATGTCTCCCTTGTTTTTGAGCTTCCCATTAAGCTAcctatatttttacatttttttccaaaatttgtgttttctgcatttgttttaattcttgtattacAGCCGTTGTCAATAAATATAATTTCTGGTTCGCTCTTTACTATTACGCCCTTTCAGATACGTCAACATTTCGAGGTCATAACACTAGTTTTGAAGATATTAACAAATTAATcataatataacatataaaaagaAACTGTATATAAGCATCTGATTGTTTATTTATATCTTAAAACCAGTTTTCTGTGTGAATTCATAGATTATAACTAAAAACAGGTACAAAAATGGTATTGGTACTGAGAAGGTCAAAGTACTTTAATGagtttttactgtttttattagaaacacttgatgACCATAAAAAACTAGGACTTTTATCTACAATGACTGTTCGTTGTTGTAAATCAACTTttacaagaaaaaaatatattaaatgttaAAACAATTGGTTTTTGTATAACTGTGTGTGATTTGGTTCTAAAACAGTAGATTGCAAGGTTCATTCGCCTAAATCTACACTCAGTCTAACAATTCAATATACGCCTATTTTTTAGTAAAAAAGAAAACTATAATTTGGAGATGTCAGTTTTAGATTGTGCATAAATGTGAGGGAGGAcattaacccttaactaccatggccaaaaatagtaacatttgtaccatggcaggttcaaatttgaccccccattgttttttgtatcaaaaaatattctttttttaacttaaatattcttttgttttattttaaattattttgtttacagctacttttacatttatataaaaataaacgaatttggttaattagatataactttatttaaaaaaaacttttgtattcagtcaaattaacatagctatgcactttctcgaattataagaaaaataataacaatgtgcagtttttttatatccaatggtgaaatctagCTATCATAGCTCttacctaaaattaaaaaaatcgatttagatttcgtatctcaaaaatgacaagcatgattttaccttaattttcaacacagcttatgcataacgtctgtatgcgggaatgatttttgcaaataaaatctcgacatttatcgcacgatgagctttctttcttttggtttttggaatatggacatattttacaccttcccctcttttttcgtcgttgtggctctggatttgcggcaggcattggttcctgaaatccggaaactttaaaaatggcactacgaatttctctcggtaaacaagtttgctgagctctacgagttaaatgggccttaataagttcttgacctaaagtTGTTAcaaacaatcttctttccattatttgattttgctgaactccattaaaaattacgttagcatttaatcctgcaatgtccaaaatgcgaaaccatattacttgaggccatctacgagttcatctgccagttttatagcatgcacatttcttatccaatgaatccaccccaccttttgtctcgtaaaaatatataatctctggctttccattaaTCATTGTATTGGGatgatgcatagttgacactaacaacactgcacgatttttcttaggaacaaaaTATACAAGGCTCTCActtcctgtaaaaccaaataaggcagaattaggtggcctgtttttttggggttgaaattcagcaggaacctctcttttatttctttttagagttccaacatatgaaattttatggtttctcagttcttttataagctcaatggacgaaaacgaattatctgctgttatgtttctatttgtaccataaattggtggaataagtgtcaaaacatctagagtggggatggataacttttttggatttgctctgcgtgtatcttttccagtatatataaaaccatttagcaaataatgtgtcttagagtctactaaacactgcattttcagaccgtatttgtctggcttatttttgcgatacatcctgaattggcaccttcctctaaatgcaataagcatttcatctattgtgagatattcaccacagctataattggactggcaattaattacaaacatattaaaaatattggatatagctgccagtttatctccgtgcgcaatacgttcttgtctagtagctgggtcgtcaaaacaaaggcttccaagcaaaaaataaaatcggtttagtgacatggttactcgaaatatatcacggccagtaccattcgtagcaaataaagaccttaaatcttcattattggatttatataccccagctaaatataataagcctaagaaggcctttaattcaattatgtcaagatgattggtatattgacacgataaattgtgtaaattatatttagaagccatattagttattcgttcattggttttctcaagaatttcttgcaatatatcgtggctaataatacattcccaagcatcaactggtttctctggcatactagctcgagctttttcaataacaccaggtaaatgactaattaaattatgcttacgtgtacgagaaaaggtgggagaagttttagaccaattgtacctatttttgccataaaacacatcccttgagtcagctatatcactttcttcaccccaatattcactaccagtttcggaattattaatttgccaatttttttcgtcatcatcgtcccattcctctttactgtctgtttcgtgatcactgtgttcactagcctggtctaaaaactcactgtcactaactagtccattgtccataagactacaccccgccatttcaaattactcgttaattgcactagaaacacttataccataagcgggtcaaaattgaccctatgcgtgcctaactctgcagtagtaacagataaactaacggaattttcgtagatcaataaatcacctaccggttgaagattagcagaaagcgcgcaatgctcaatctatgtttcggtagcgaaacttggcattaaaaacgcggggggtcaattttgaccctgccgtggtacttaagggttaatgTAAATAAGAAATAGAGTTTGTAAGTGTCTAAAAATAGACGCTTCTTAACCCATTATGATCcgagtaatttttttttgtaatttatcaaCCCTTTCATTACTGTACTGTTCACCTTTCAACCgattaaataaaatttagttgCTAATTAACACAGGTTAgtgatatatattgtttatttttgatattgttttcatcgattttaccATAATTTCTAAACGGGACTCTAGTGTCCCAGTAGTAGTTTATACCGGGTCGTATTTATCCCATTCGATTTGTTTAGTTTCAGACTTACTATGGCACGTAGACGTTTTCGAATACAAAAAGAGCttcaagaagaaattgaaaacctCTAAatcaaatatttctgaaaatgaaTCCGACGAAGAACCTTAAGCTGCCTCAAAGTCTGATTATGTACCTGGTGACAATTCTGCCTCAGATTCTGAtcctttttgtattttgtaaatacaaatttgaattttgaaaatgAGAAGAATTTTTgattattaatacatattatcaAATTCTCCCATTCATCATTTATATTTAGTTTAGTAGATTTTGTCCCatatattgatttttaatatacatAATTTCCGCggtatcatcatcattggtgctacagccctataaaagagcctcgaccttcccaagtctattacgccagtcagttctatcaattgccaactgttgccagtttgctgcgcctatttgtctaccatcctcatctacaccatccctccatctgagttttggtctacccctttttctacttcccacaggttgtgacataaggattcttctaggagggttgttctgctgtgatcttgccagatgtcctgcccatcttagtcttcctatttttataaaggatactacgtctttaccaccaaatatatgtttatatctgtgatatatctcgtagttgtacctccttctccaaacaccattttcacagatgccaccaaatattcttctcagaatccttcgttcaaatataagcaggagatttttatataggtatatatggTTATAtagtataagggttttgtatatatggttatttttgttttttggcttaagtttctgcttctcatatgtctactcagtccaaaatagcatttgtttgctaggattattcttcgcttgatttcttccgtcatgacgttctccttggtgatcagggagcctaagtatgtgaatttgtccaccacttcaaaggtagaattatcaaccgtgaattggtggtcgatgtttctggctctattgttgggtgttgatgccattatcttagttttctcctaaTTTACTTTACTTTAGATAATTTCCGCGGTATACTCAAGTATTTTATTCTTGGCTTCGCAATTCTTCActattatgtagtttattatcgATCTTCATCCTCAAACACTGCAGGTGTATTGGTGAATACGATTATGTCCAAAGAACATTCACTTTGTTACCTAAATATCTCAATTAATGTAGTGACTCAAAGTCAAAGTATCGCCAAGATTTTCGCGCAGCCCTTTCAATCCAAAACGCTAAATCAAAATAAGTCTTCTTTATACTCTGTTAGCATCCCAAGTGGTAAAACTAACGATATTTCCAACCCAATAAACTTGCCCTTTTCTAAGCAAGAATTGACTCTAGCCCTATCCACTACAAAAAAACTCAGCTGGTGGCCCTGATGACATCCCCCCAATTTTTCTCAAATACTTCTATGAAGAAACTGTAAATAAATTGCTTTAATTGTACAACCTAATCTGGTCCCGACAAGAATTTCCTTCCAAATGGAGGGAATCCTCCAACAAATTATAACTCTCCAAACTCGTTTTGGCCAATCTCCCTTAAATGTACCCTTtgcaaataattggaaaaaatgatCAACAAGCAATTAATTTGATATCTAGTTTTGGTATCTAATTCTGGTAAAATATCTGGCTTTAGACATAACCGAAGTACAACTGATAATTTAGTGATCCTGCAAACAGATATAGCAAATGCTATGGCCTTCAAGCAAGACTTAATCGTAATAATTTTTGGTATAGAAAGTGCTTTCGATACAACATGTAAGTCGGTTATCCTTAAAAAACTGATAGAAAATAATCTTACGGGCAACATAGTAtgctttataaacaactttttaaataatagaaaTTTCAGAATCACAGTTAACGGAGTATTATCCGACAACTATGTCACTGAAAATGGTGTACCCCAAGGTTCTACTTTGAGTTCTACCCTCTTTCTACTAGCCATCAATATTTGCTCTCATATAAAATCTCCTGTTAAATTTGCTctatacgcagacgaccttattgtatactgccaaggaaaatccacagctgcaacctcatctttaatacaaaattctgtcgagtcccttactacatggtccgagaaaactggcttcaggttctctttctataaatccaaaataattaaattcgtCACGAGATACAACAGCTcagaaatacccaaaataacactaaacggagtaaatttagagttaattaaataaatgaatttgttaaagacattATCCCACCATCAATGTGGTGCCGATGAAAGtgtactactcaaaatatatcgagctataatccgatccaaattagagtatggttgtatagtttacttgtccgcatcaaataatttattacaatttttaaattttgatccAATCCCGCTGAAAGTCTCTGTTGTGAATCTCATGAACTCCCCCTTTACCTTAGGAGGCAGCAACTACTACTATCTTATGCTATCAGAATTTCATCGAATCcgactaaccctgtatttaatcttctaacttcgccaagacctggactcgtaaagtcgcccagatgtatactttcaatccCACAAATCCTGCAACCGTTGtgccaagacacaaaattatctcaaTCACTTGCATCTGTAAAATCAGAATCTCCGCCATGGTCTAAAACATCTTCTTTTATAAACACtttgtaaatttaataagcaacaaacaaataatatcattTTTCTACAAGCTTTCAATgatattgtgaatacatcccaCTATGATAAGGTGCTTTATACCCATGCATCCCGAAACGCAGATAGAGTTGGTGgttctgtcactacagttgatacagtATTAGGACAATACCGAATATCCAACGAATGTAGCGTGTTTTTAGGAGAACTCttcagtatttcaaaagctctccAGTTCCTttttgacaatcatcaaagtgtagctctgtTCACCGATTCCTTATCCGCAATTCATTCGTTATGTAATATTTTCGATCAACATCACCTAGTGCAAAAAATACTAGAATCGATCAATCTCCACACTTCCCGAGAgactttaataacaataatatgggtgccttctcatatcggcatccaaAAAATTGAGATGACTTACATCGCTGCAAAAAAAGCAATCTACATCCTACTTACCCATAGAACACCCAgaagatataaaatcaaaattcaaaaggaatataCAAGGCAAGTGGCAggaactttggatcaccaaatacacaaagctcagagaaatacaatataatgttaacagctatttatccctagcatTTCTGCTCCTACGGCGAATGCCGACGAAGAAGAAGTGGAATTATTTTACCGAGATATCGAAGAGACACTgagaataacgaaaacaagagaaatcacgatagtcccaggtgatctcaatgcaaagattggaaagggacaaagcggaaagtgtataggaCACTATGGTATGGGAAATCGAAACAAGAGAGGTgaccgtctgttacaattctgtcaagagcagaaattaattattacaaacacatttttcaagttacaaaacagacgactgtatacttggcgatcgcccgcagataTATCGGAAAAAGTAGTCAagaaccagatagactacattacGATCAATGAAAGATACCTTAATGCTGTTAAAGTCGtaaaagcatatcctggatcagacgtggcctcagatcacaatccacttatcgccaagattacactcacccttaagaatattaaaagacatcaaagaatccctacaatagacacaagaaaacttaaagaacctaacgTTGAATTCCTCCAatatgaactgcatgtgaactgcagcaaattgaacacaaacaccaatgatattgacgagtactgggatcgactaaaacattgtctactggaaccctgtaaagaaatactaaagacttccgtaaggagaaaagaagaatggatgaatcATGAGATACTCAAATTATGATgaaacaacggagacaatttaaaaacaaagaacaataaatacagagagataaaccacgagatcaggaagatgataaagcaggcaaaagaaaaatactttaaagagaaatgcaaagagatcgaagatcttcaaaataaatatgatctgtttaacctacacaataaagttaaagaactggcaggactatgaaaacaaaatcccactggtGCACTTCTGGATAGACGGGACTACTATAACACAGacggacgagaaagtacaaagatgggcagaatatatcgacgaactgtttgatgatgaaagaggagatctggagcacatagaacttacgtcagaagaaataggtccatatattacaaaagaagaaatattacacacattaaaaacaatgaagagtgggaaaagccctggacctgacatgcttcctatagaaatcctaaaaattctagatgagaagcacattgatgttttagtgacactcttgaaccaaatttatagttcaggcgtattacccaaacaGTGGTTaaagtcgatttttatttgtccccccaaaaagaaaaacgcaagaaaATGCAGCGATTActgcaccattagcttgatgtctcatgtgctaaagttactactaaaagtcacccataaccgaatatatcacaaactggacatagacgttaatgatacagaATCTGGTTTTCGCAAAGACCTaagaacgcgtgaagctcttttttcacttaatatactgatacaaagatgcctggacgtcaatcaagatatatacgcatgttttattcaCTATAATAAGGCATTCGATAATGTACGACATGAACAAGTAATGAATGTcctgattgactacaacgacctcaggatcatatcaaatttatactataaacagcgagcaaaagtacgtgttaaggAACAGCTGTCAGaataaattgaaattagacgtggagtgagacagggatgcttATTGTCGctaattctttttaatgcctactacgaagagatcctgaaaaaagctgttgagggtaaaacagctgaaataaaggtaaattgagttcccattaacaacattggatatgcggacgacactgtgatcttagccgaaaatattgaagatcttcagagaatGGTGACCAGAATAgtggagtatggaaaagagtacggtctaacaatgaacgtcaagaatacaaaatttatgagaatatcgaaaactcaaagaaataacgagaatcttctaataaacggaaccaacatcgaacaagtggacaaatatgcatatctgggaacaatgatttactctacaaatgattacattcaggaaacaaaatcagaatagaaaaggctagagcaaatttcaacaaaatgagaagagtgctatgtacgagtgatttaaaattggaacttgttgaagagttaggttggcgaggtgctatgttttttcgactttttttatggaatggaatcttggaccttaaaCGCGACATCAattaaaaaactggaatcattcgagctgtgggtgtataaaagaattctgaaaatatcgtggacagaacacgtcacaaacaaagagattctgagaaggatgaataaagaaataaaaattttaaatacaattaaaacaagaaaattggaatatctcgcaCATACTACACGTGGAAAGAAATACACAAAtactccaactgattatgcagggaaagatccaaggaaagagaagcatagggaggcgtagaatgtcatggctgcgcaacctgagagagtggtatggatgtacattaaatgaacttttcagagcagccgtctcaaaagtcccaatagctatgatgattgccgacctccgcagcggagatggcacttgaagaagaagaagaagatccctaACATCCCTGAACAGAAAAGAGAAGATCGTAATACGAAGATTGAGGataggacacacacgtttgacacacggTCACCTTATGTCCTCTACAGACGAACAGTTATGCTCCcactgcaacgatattcctatTACCGTTAAGcacatcctcacagaatgtcaACACTACCAGGCCAATcgcattgccaacaatataacACAAAGTTTAAAAGAACTTTTGAACTGTGCAAGCCGACTCAAGAGAATAATTAATATACTTCCTAAAGACCACAcagttgtttaacaaaatataataatttagataatatatatattgttattgtttactATTGTAAACTCTGTATCATAACCCTCTAGGTACTATTGTAAACAtttgctcccgtgtcaatgaccaaagatgtcgagacacgttaattcgaaATATAGATCTCAATTATTGTCCTTTGTTATTATTTAAGTGCTGTTCACTGTTTCTTCCGACTTCTTCTAGAATATGCAAGTGTTAGATTCTAGCATTTAAGTATCCAAAATAAACATGCGTAGTAATTAAACCTAATTTTTGTTGTAGGTTGTGCGACAGCATTATGCCTCTTCATACTCAGCACGAAACACCTGATGGTGGTCTACATGTATCTCATGTCCGTCGGATTGGTATTCGTCTCGTACTGGACCAACGTCAACACCGTCAACACAGCGCTGAATCTGGAGACCTTCGGAAACGGAACGCTCAACATCATCAACGTGGTGTCACTGAGTTTGGAGCAACTATTCCAGCACAAAGATTACTTTTACAacatctttcaaaattatttcatTCAAATTTTGTTGTCTATTATATTTACTAATATCCATCTTGGTCCCAGGAATCCACTATTGCAGAAAGTATTACCGATAGCGTTCCTGGTGCCTTCTGTTCTGGTTATTTTGCCTACACCTCCGGTACTTCTGTCCCACATACCGATGGTAGCTGCACTGATACCTCTAGCTCTAGTCAAATTCGTTCTGTGTACGTCTCTTCTACAAATCATCCATTCCATATACTCGGGCTACCTGCACGCGAAGAATTTTGTGTCCAATTTCGGCATGTCTGCACTCGTCGAATCAGAATGGTTGAGACTGAACGTACCAGAAGTACTGAGAACTTTCTGGATGCTGCGAGTATTAGAGAACGCCGCAATTTTCTATCTATCAGGATATTGGGACATAGATGATGGGCACTCTCCGTATTTCAGACTCATGAAGTACTTGATGGTGACAGGTTGCGATACGTTGACAGCGGTACTCGGCATAACTAGCGTAGTATCTTGTATGTGCAATTTCATCGGAAAATTCTTCCAATGGGTGTTGTTAACTGACGATGAAAACGACAAAAATTTCGGTACCGTTTCTGCTATAGTATTCTACATACTAGCCCTACAGACCGGACTAACGGGACTTGAACCTGAAGTACGATTCGTACGATTGTGCAGAAACTTTTGTTTATTATTCACAGCACTATTGCACTTCACTCACAACGTGGTAAATCCTTTGTTGATGAGTTTGAGCGCCTCGCACAATCCTTCTTTGAAAAAACACTTGCATGCCCTTCTGGTATGTCTAGTGCTCGTCATTTTACCGATACTGCTTATGTACTACTTGTGGAAGACTCAAGAAACTTCCACGTGGCTACTAGCAGTCACGGCTTTTAGTATAGAAGTGATAGTTAAAGTATTCGTGTCGTTAGCTATTTATTCACTATTTCTTCTTGACGCTAGAAGAGAAACGTTCTGGGAAAAGCTTGACGACTACATCTATTACATACGAGCATTTGGCAATACCATAGAGTTCTGTTTCGGCATATTTTTGTTCTTTAACGGAGCATGGATCTTGCTCTTTGAGAGCGGCAGTGCCATCAGAGCCGCCATGATGTGCATCCACGCCTATTTCAACATCTGGTGCGACGCCAAAGCGGGCTGGTCCGTCTTCATCAAGCGAAGAACAGCTGTCAATAAAATAGAGTCTCTACCGGAAGCCGACAGGGAGCAATTGCGCCTATTGGACGACGTGTGCGCCATATGCTACCAAGAGATGCAGAGCGCCAAAATAACCAAATGCAGGCACTTCTTCCACGGTGTCTGCCTCAGGAAGTGGCTCTACGTCCAAGACAGATGCCCGCTCTGTCACGAGATCCTTCACGGCATCGAATCGGACGAGAGGAAAGAAACGAACCAACAAGCGGTCAACGCCAACGTGGCCGAAGAACACAACTACGATAGGTGATAGAATGTAGACAATGTGATATAGGTTAATTTTATGAAATGAGCTTGGAGGGTACAGGACTGTAATTGTCACCACGAACCACGTTTTTATTGGCTGTTAATTGACTTTGAGAAAAGATATTTATTTCCTGATAAGAAGATATACGATATACATGTAAATTTTTATCAGTAAAGTTGGCAGTTTCGGTACAGGTTTGTACAGATTAAGTTTACTACCTTTATATACATAGATACCTTTTATTTCCTCACCATTTCTTTCTTTAGTTCCATTCCAGATACTTAATGTTACGTTCATAGTTATTTTGATCAATCCGCATCCGGTCACATGTAATTTTGCGAAATTTGACACCATTAATCAAGTTCTTTTTCCTTTCTACATTTGCTGTCTCGTGAGACACGATTAAACAGCTTTTTCCTGTCTAGAACTGTTCTTTCTGGCCACCTATGCGACCACCACGCAGGCGCTTGCATTTGTGGCCTGAAATAACAGGTCCAGACTGGAAAAACTCACTAATGGTTTCCTACGTCATTACAAGTCTAGACAAGAAAAAACCTGATTAATGGTGTCAAGATTTGCATTTAGATAATAAGATTAAATTCCTGGAAGTCCAGGTGGCCTGAAAAAACAAGCCTAGACAGAAAAATCTTACAAATTATGTCAAATTTTGCAGAATCGGTATGTTCACCAGACCTCTATCATTTACTTTTTACTTGTGAGGCTTTGATCTGAATCATATGAACTGCTTTTTTTTGCCATAAGAATAagtaactttttattaaaatcagtcAATCTTCAATCCTGTAAGCCTATAACGATCGTGGAGTTCATTTATGCCACGAGCTGTGCCAAATGGGGTTTACCAGAGTGATATTAGTCATATACATGGTGTGTCCAAGCAATTGATGAGCTTCTGCTTAAGCTTTTCCTTCTAATACAAGGTTTTCTAATGTTTTAGTCTTGAGTGAATAACAATTGTGGAAAAGCTTGTCTTTCCTTCCATAGTATTCAGATATATATGCATATAAAACAATTTTCCAGATATATTCATTTTGCAGTGGATCTACTAACTACGGTTCTTCTTTCTGTATTGTTTTGTCATTAACGTCACTCAGTTGAAGGTCCAAATAACTAAAAGAATAATTGGAACGTGAAAAAGTGAATTAATTTTGTGCTTTTGACATTGTCACCGTCACTTGTCATTTAACCTAACCCCAAAATAGTTTGTGGTTTGTCGTTAACTCAATCGattaaaaaaatgtctacttTCGCCTTCATCTGGTATTCATGTCTTACTTTaagatatatattataaaaaaacaaacctcaaatagatattttatttttgtttgtattctgtTGTACTCTTTTAAACCTGTATTGAACTTTGAACTCCTCTAGTAATTTCTATATCTCTTGTATAAATATCCAATTTTCTCCTTTGTATAATTTTTTCCACTTATAAATGTTCTTAAAACCTAACACATAATAATCACCTGGTTTGTCCTATAAAAGCGACATAAATCTGTTCCTACTCTTGATCtagattatatttttgtaaaaaaaataaaccaaacATTGTACATATTGTTCTTATGACTAATTATATGATAAGTGTACAGAAACTGTCAATTTTTAGTATTAAGGGGTGGCGAGAAGTATTGGTCTCAGAAAATTGTGTGAATACGGTAAGAATTATAGTTTTCATATTTAAAAGGAAAAATTATGTGTTGATATTTGCCAATGTTAAATTAAAACTGTAGTGGAAGTGTCAGAACAAAGCAAACGAACGGTATAAGGCTAAATTGAGCATCGATTGTGAAATAAAAGGTAGTAATTTCACTATATTCTTCAAATTATGGTTTTTTCTGTTTCTTTAGTCTAAATGGCCATTGTTTTCCTCCCTTTTCCTCAA is drawn from Diabrotica undecimpunctata isolate CICGRU chromosome 5, icDiaUnde3, whole genome shotgun sequence and contains these coding sequences:
- the Trc8 gene encoding protein TRC8 homolog yields the protein MSFRGRVLGFVEVVLRVPPLFVIDEILRVGLLGIVELSDQDLQQSEELLASKQQYKYNNVTTTGTSETFDPLVYRFILMSFIRLIISTIGCATALCLFILSTKHLMVVYMYLMSVGLVFVSYWTNVNTVNTALNLETFGNGTLNIINVVSLSLEQLFQHKDYFYNIFQNYFIQILLSIIFTNIHLGPRNPLLQKVLPIAFLVPSVLVILPTPPVLLSHIPMVAALIPLALVKFVLCTSLLQIIHSIYSGYLHAKNFVSNFGMSALVESEWLRLNVPEVLRTFWMLRVLENAAIFYLSGYWDIDDGHSPYFRLMKYLMVTGCDTLTAVLGITSVVSCMCNFIGKFFQWVLLTDDENDKNFGTVSAIVFYILALQTGLTGLEPEVRFVRLCRNFCLLFTALLHFTHNVVNPLLMSLSASHNPSLKKHLHALLVCLVLVILPILLMYYLWKTQETSTWLLAVTAFSIEVIVKVFVSLAIYSLFLLDARRETFWEKLDDYIYYIRAFGNTIEFCFGIFLFFNGAWILLFESGSAIRAAMMCIHAYFNIWCDAKAGWSVFIKRRTAVNKIESLPEADREQLRLLDDVCAICYQEMQSAKITKCRHFFHGVCLRKWLYVQDRCPLCHEILHGIESDERKETNQQAVNANVAEEHNYDR